The region GCGCCTCGCGGTCGGGCAGGCCGAGTCGCTCGAGCGCGGCGCGCCCTTCGGCGGCGGCCTCGGCCTGCTCGGCTCCGGCCCGCGCGCGCTCGGCGTCGGCCTCGAGCCACTGCTCGAGCGCGTCGCGGCGCGTCGAGGCGGACTGCAGCATCGACCGCCCGTCGGGGTGGCCGCCGAGCGCCTCCCGGACCCTCGCGAGCGCGTCGGCGAGTCGGGTCGCGGCCGAGGCGGCGGCGGCGCGCCGCTCGCCGACCACGCGATCGAGCTCGGCGATGCGCGCGTCGAGCTCGCGCGAGCGATCGTCGTGCTGCTCGATCTCGCCGCCGAGCCGCTCCCGCTCGGCGGCGGCGTCGAGGCACGCGCGCTGCGCGTCGCGCGCCGCCTCGAGGGCCGCGGCGAGCGCAACGCGATCCGCGATGCCGGCGACCGCCTCGAGCGACGCACGCTCGCGCTCGACTGCGGCGAGCGCCTCGTTCGCCGCCGAGGCGGCCGCGAGGGCAGCTTCGCTCGCCGCGAGCGCGTCGGCGACGTCGTCGGCGGTGACGATGTCGCCGCCCGGCGCGTGCGGGCTCGGGTGCTCGATCGCGCCGCACACGGGGCACGGCTCACCGGCGACGAGCGCGCCGGCGAGCTCTCCCGCCATCCCGGCGACGCGCGCCGCCTGGAGGCGCTGGAGCGCGTCGGCAGCGGCGTGCTGGGCGGCCGCGGTGCGGCCGGCCGCCGCCGACGCCTCGCGCTCGCGCTCGCGCAGCCGATCGGCGCGGTCGCGGGCCTCGAGCCGAGCCTCGGCCGCCTCGACGGCGGCGCGCGCCGGCTCGGCGCCCGCGGCGCGCGTCGAGGCGTCCTCCCTCGCCCGCACGAGCGCGTCGCGCGCCTCGGGCTGCCCGGCGCGCTCGCGCCTCGCCGCCTCGACCGCCTCCTCGGCGGTGCGCGCGTCGCGCTCGGCATCCGCGGCGGCCCGCTCGAGCTGGGGCAGCTCGCGCTCGAAGCGCGACGTCTCGCTCGCGCGGGCGACATCGTCGAGCGCGGCCTCGCGCTCGCGCTCGACCGCTGCGCGCTCGGGCTCGAGGGCCTCGGGCAGCACCGCGGTCGCCGCCTCGAGCGCAGCGCGCGTCCAGCGGTCGACCTCGGCCGCGGCGTCGGCGGCGCGATCGGCGTCGGCGAGCCGCTCGCGATCCGCCGCGACGGCGTCCTCCGCCGCCCGGAGCGCGGCGAGGGCGGCGAGCGCACCGTCGCGGCGCGCGACGCGATCGGCGAGCGCGCGGGCGGCGTCGCGCGCGGCGCGCGCTTCGCGCTCCGCCTCCGCGGCGGCCATCGCTGCCGCAGCGGCGTCGCGGAGCCGCTCCGTCAGGACGTCCTCGAGCGCGGCGAGGGAACGCTCGTCGGCGGCCCCGCCGTCGAGCGCGCTCGCGGCCGCCGCGCCACCGTCGTCGTCGGCCGGGCCGATGAGCGCGCGGACGCGCGCCACCCGGTCGTCCCGCCGCTGCTCGAGCTCTGCGCGCCGAGCGCCGACGGCCTTCGCGTCGGCGAGCGCGAGCTCGCGGAGCCGCCGCATGCTGCCCGTGCCGAAGAGCCGCTCGAGCAGTGCCTTGCGCTCGTCGCTCGAGGCGCCGAGGAACTCGGCGAAGCCGCCTTGCGCGAGGAGCGTCACCTGCAGGAACTCGTCCTTCGTGAGCCCCACGAGGCGCGCGACCTCGTGCCCGACCTCCTTCGCGGTCGTCGCGATCGCGTCCCAGCCCGACGGCGTGCGCTCGAGCAGCGTCGCTCGGGCCTTCTCGCGCGTCGTGCCGCTGCCTCGCTGCTTCGGGCGCTCGTGCTCGGGCGAGCGGCGCACGCGCAGCAGCCGGCCGCCGAGCTGCACGTCGAGCTCGACCCACGTCGCCTCGTCGGGGCCGGCGAGGTCGCTGCGGAGGTGCGCCCGCTCGTCGTAGCGGGGAGCGGAGCCGTAGAGGGCGAAGCACACCGCGTCGAGGATGGTCGACTTGCCCGCGCCCGTCGGCCCCGCGATGAGGTAGACGCCGTCGGCCTCGAACGAGGCGAAGTCGATCTCGAAGCGCCCGCGGTAGGGGCCGAAGCCCGCGAGCTCGAGCCGCAGGAGCCTCACCGCGCCGACTCCTCGGCTGCGGCGCGCTCGAGCAGCTCGCGCACGAGCGCCGCCTCCGCCTCGCTCGCCGCAGCGCCGGCGCGCACGTGGGCGAGGAAGTCGTCGACGACCTCGGATTCGCTGCGCCGCGCGAGCCGCTCGCGCAGCTGCTGCGCGGGCGTCGTGCCGCCGCCGATCCACGTGACCTCCGCCGCGTGCGGCCACCGCTCCTGCAGCCGGCGCATCGCGTCGAGGGGTCGCACGCGATCGGTGAGTCGCACGCGCAACCAGTCGTCCGCCGTGCCGTCGAGGGAGGCATCCGCGAGGAGCGAGGCGAGCTCGCCCTCCACGGTCGTGAGCGCCCGCGGCACCGGCAGGCTCACCCACTCGGCGCTCGCGAGCCCCTCGGCGCCGAGCTCGACGAGCCAGCCGCCGCGCTCGGGCGAGCGCTCGCGGAACGAGTAGTGCAGCGGCGCGCCCGAGTAGCGCACCGAGGGCGAGAGCTCCTGCCGCGAGTGCAGGTGACCGAGCGCGACGTAGTCGACGCCGTCGAAGACGGACGCGGGCACGACGTCGAGGCCGCCGGCCGTGATGTCGCGCGGCGCGTCGTCGAGCCGCACTGCCTCGTCGAGTCGCACCGCGTCGTCGGCGACGCCGGCCGCGAAGCAGTGCGCGAGCACGACCGAGCGCGCCGGGACGTCGAGGAGCGACGCGCGCACCGCATCCATCGCCCATCGCATCGCGTCGGCCTGCGTCGCGATGCCCGTCTCCGGCAGCGCAGCCCGGAGCGCGACCGGCTCGAGGTAGGGCACGGCGAAGACGTGCACGGGGCCGTGCTCGTCGGCGAGCTCGATGCGCCACGACGCGGGCTCGAGCGCCGCGGTGCTGAGGTGCAGCCCGCCCGCGCGCGCGAAGGCCGCGTTCGCGCCGAGCCTCGCGGGGGAGTCGTGGTTGCCGCTCGAGAGCACGATCTCGGCACCCGCGTCGCGGATCGCGGCGAGCGCGCGCGAGAGCGCCTCGACGTGCCGGCCGGCCGGCATGGCCGAGTCGAAGACGTCGCCAGCGACGAGCACGACGTCGACCTCGCGCTCGCGCACGATCCCCGCGAGCGCGCCGAGCGCGTCCTCGAGCGCCTCGAGCGTGTCGGCGCCGTGGAACGTGCGGCCGACGTGCCAGTCGGAGGTGTGCAGGAGGCGCATTCTCCCACGGTAGATCGAGCGACCCACGTGCGGCGGAGGCCCGCCGCGCCGGTAGGGTTGATGCAAGCCCCTGCCCGACCTCGAGAGGGACTCCACCACGTGCTGCTGACTGTGACGACGCTCGCCGTCCTCGGCGTCGTCTCCAGCGCGCTCAGCGGCCGCATGGGACGATTCGTCTTCCTGCTGCCCGCCGCGGCGAGCCTCGTCGCGGCGGTGTGGTTCGCGCTGCAGGCGCCGCTCGTGGCCGCGGGGCGGGTGCTGCAGGAGCGGATCGAGTGGATGCCGTCCCTCGGCATCGCGGTCGACCTGCGGCTCGGTGCGCTCCAGTGGCTGCTCTCGATGGTCGTGCTCGGCGTCGGCGGGCTCATCTTCGTCTACTGCGCGTGGTACTTCGACTCCGAGACCCTCGCGGCCCGCACGGTCGGCCTGCTGACGGCGTTCGCCGCCTCGATGCTCCTCCTCGTGCTCTCCGACGATCTCATCGTGCTGACCGTCGGCTGGGAGCTCACGACGCTGTTCAGCTACCTCCTCGTCGGGCTCAACCACCGCTCGGCGAGCAACCGGCGGGCGGCGCAGACGGCGCTCATCGTCACGACGGTCGGCGGGCTCACGATGCTCGTCGGCGTGCTGCTGCTCGAGGCCGAGACCGGCACCTACTCGCTCAGCGCGATCGTGGCCGACCCGCCGAGCTCGGCGGCCGCGGCGTGGGCCGCGGGCTGCCTCGTCGTCGGGGCGCTGTCGAAGTCGGCCATCGTGCCGTTCCAGTACTGGCTGCCCGGCGCGATGGCCGCGCCCACCCCCGTCTCGGCGTTCCTCCACGCCGCCGCGATGGTGAAGGCGGGCATCTTCCTCATGGCCGCGTTCACCCCGGCGTTCGTCGACCTGCCGTGGTGGCGCTGGACGCTCGTCGGCCTCGGCATCGTGACGATGCTGCTCGGCGCGGTGCGGGCGATGCGGCAGCTCGACATCAAGGTGCTGCTCGCGCACGGCACCGTGAGCCAGCTCGGCCTGCTCATGACGGTCATCGGGATCGGCACCCAGGGCGCGATGCAAGCGGGCCTCACGCTGCTCGTCGCGCACGCGATCTTCAAAGCGGGGCTCTTCATGGTCGTCGGCGCGGTCGACCGCGCGACGGGCACGAGGGACCTGCGCGAGCTCGGCGGCCTCGCGCGGCGGATGCCGATCGTCACCGGGGCCGCGATCCTCGCCGCCGCGTCGATGGCGGGGCTCCCGCCCGCGCTCGGCTTCCTCGCGAAGGAGGCGGCGCTCGACGCGGTGATCGCCGGCGCGAGCGAGGAGCTCGTCGCGCTCGGCTGGCTTGCGTTCATCGCGATCGCGCTCGGCGCCGCCATCACCGTGACGTACTCCCTGCGCCTCATCATGGGCACGTTCTTCGGTCCTCAGACGGTCGAGGTCAAGCGGCGCACGGGCGCGCTCGCCGTCGCACCCGTCATCCTCGCCGCCGCCGGTCTGCTGCTCGGCTTCGCCGGAAACCTCATCACAGAGCTGCTGCGGCCGCACGTATCGACGGTCCCCGCCGGCGAGTCCGCGCCGCTCCTCGCCCTGTGGCACGGCTTCACGCCCGCGCTCGCCGCGTCGATGATCGCGTGGGCGGTCGGCACGGTCATCCACCTGCGGGTCGGCAGCGCCAGGCGCGCTCCGCACGGGCAGGACGTGTTCGAGCGCGGCTACCACGCGGGCATGCGCGCCCTCGATCGCCTCGCGGTCGAGGTGACCGGCCGCATCCAGACCGGTTCGCTCCCGCTGCACCTCACGACGATCCTGCTCGTCGTGGTGGTGCTCCCGGGCGGCGCGCTCGTCATGGCGGGCGCCGTCTCCGGCGACATCCGGCTGTACGACTCCGTCGGCCAGGTCGGCGCGGCCGCGCTCATCTCGATCGCGGCGCTGCTCGTCACGACCGCGCGCGGTCGGCTCAAGGCCTTCATGCTCGTCTCGGTCGTCGGCTACGGCGTCGGCCTGCTCTTCCTGCTGCACGGCGCGCCCGACCTCGCGCTCACGCAGGTGCTGACCGAGACGGTCTTCCTCATCGTGCTCGTGCTCGTGCTGCGCCGCCTGCCGAAGTACTTCACCGACCGTCCGCTGCGCGCCGCCCGCTATCCGCGCGCGCTGCTCGCGATCCTCGTCGGCGCGTTCGCGACGCTCGCCTCGCTCGCCGCGCTCCAGGCGCGCACTGCTGAGCCCATCTCGGAGGGCTTCTACCGCTGGGCCTACGAGTTCGGCCACGGCGAGAACATCGTCAACGTCACGCTCGTCGACATCCGCGCGTGGGACACGCTCGGCGAGGTGTCGGTGCTGCTCGCCGCCGCGACGGGCGTCGCGAGCCTCATCTTCGTGCGCCGCCCGGTCGCGGGTCTCGGCGTGCTGCGGCAGAACGACCCCGCGACGCGGCGCGGCAACTGGCTGCGCGGCGCGTTCACCGACGAGCACATGGCCTCGCCCGTGCTCGAGATGATGACGCGCCTGCTGTTCCCGATCATGATGCTCGTCTCGATCTACCTGCTCGCGGTCGGGCACAACGAGCCGGGTGGCGGCTTCGCCGGTGGCCTCGTCGCGGGCATCGCGCTCGCGGTGCGCTACCTCGCGGGTGGCCGCGACGAGCTCACGGAGGCCGCGCCGTTCGACGCGGGCAAGCTGCTCGGCGCGGGCATCGTCGTCGCGGTGCTCGGCGTCGTCTGGCCTGTCTTCGTCGGCGGCCGCATCGGCGAGTCGTACGCGATCGAGTGGGTCATGCCGCTGCTCGGCGAGCAGAAGCTCGTCACGACCCTGTTCTTCGACATCGGCGTCTGGCTCATCGTCATCGGCGCGATGCTCGACTTCGTCCGCTCGCTCGGCGCCGGCATCGACCTGCACGCCGAGCAGAACGCGGCGCCCCGACCCGCGTGGCGCTCCGACCGCTCGCTGCCCGGCAAGGAGGTGCGCCGGTGACCCCGTCCCTCGCCCTCGCCGTGGCCGGCGGCGTGCTCATCGCGACCGGCACGTACCTGCTGCTCGAGCGCAGCCTCATGCGCATCCTCGCGGGCGTCATGCTCGCGGGCAACGGCGTCAACCTGCTCTTCCTCGTCGCGGCGGGACCGGCGGGCCTCGGACCCATCGTCGGCACGCCCGAGGACGAGATCTCCGATCCCCTCCCGCAGGCCATGGTGCTCACCGCGATCGTCATCTCGCTCGCGACGAGCGCGTTCCTGCTGGCCATGTCGTACCGCTCCTTCCAGCTCGAGGGCCATGACGAGGTCGCCGACGACGTCGAGGACGCCATCGTGCGGCGTCGCGCCGAGGCCGACCTCTCGAGCGAGGCATACGTCGAGCTCACGCCCGAGGAGCAGCCCGACACCGAGTCCGGCGGCCGCTCCGGGAGGGCCGACGACTGATGGACCTCGCGAACCTCGTCCCCGTCCCCGTGCTCCTGCCGCTCCTCGCGGCCGGCGTCACGCTCGCGCTCGCGCGCCACCCCGCGTGGCAGCGCATCGTCTCGGGCACGACGCTCGGCATCGTCGCGGTGCTCGCGCTCGTCCTGTGCCTCGCGGCCGACGCCCAGGGCCCGATCGTGCTGTGGGTCGGCGCGTGGCCGGAGGGGCTCGGCATCGTGCTCGTCGCCGACCGGCTCTCGGCGCTCCTCGTGCTCGTCTCGAGCATCGTCACGGCGATCGTCGTGATCTTCCCCTCGCGACGCGACATCGCCGACAGCGCCGACGGGGCGCCGGTGTCGGTCTTCCACCCGACGTTCCTCGTGCTGACGGCCGGCGTCGCGAATGCGTTCCTCGCGGGCGACCTCTTCAACCTCTTCGTCGGCTTCGAGATGCTGCTGTTCTCGTCGTACGTGCTCATCATGCTCGGCGCGACGAAGGAGCGCGTGCGCGCGGGCAGCACGTACGTCGTCGTGAGCGTCGCGTCGTCGACGCTGTTCCTCCTCGCGCTCGCGCTCGTCTACGGCGCGACCGGCACGGTGAGCTTCGCGCAGCTGCCCGAGCGCTTCGCGGCCCTCGACCCCGCGCTGCAGCTCACGATCCAGCTGCTGCTGCTCGTGGTCTTCGGCATCAAGGCGGCGGTTTTCCCGCTCCAGGCGTGGCTTCCCGACTCGTACCCGACCGCGCCCGCGAGCGTCACGGCGGTCTTCGCGGGGCTCCTCACGAAGGTCGGCGTCTACGCGATCATCCGGCTGCAGACGCTGCTCTTCCCCGACAGCCCGCTCACCGACCTGCTGCTCGTCGTCGCGATCCTGACGCTCGTGCTCGGCATCCTCGGCGCGCTCGCGCAGGGCGAGATCAAGCGACTCCTGTCGTTCACGCTCGTGAGCCACATCGGCTACATGCTGCTCGGCGTCGCGCTGGGCACCGAGCAGGGCATCGCCGGCTCGATCTTCTACATCGTGCACCACATCCTCGTGCAGACGGCGCTGTTCATCGTCGTCGGCCTCATCGAGCGCATCGGAGGGTCGACGAGCCTGTCGAGGCTCGGCGGCCTCGCATCGGTGCCGCTGCTCGCGGCGCTCTACCTGCTGCCGGCCCTCAACCTCGGCGGCATCCCGCCGTTCTCCGGCTTCCTCGGCAAGGTGGCGCTGCTCGACGCCGCGCTCGACGCGCCGTCGCCGCTCGCGATCGCCGCCGTCGTCGCGGGCATCGCGACGAGCCTCCTGACGCTCATCGCCGTGATCCGGGTGTGGCAGCGCGCGTTCTGGCAGGACCGCGGCGAGGACGACGACCGCGTGCACTCGCTGCGCGTGCTGCCGCGGGTCTGGATCTTCGCGGCGTCGACCCTCGTCGGCATCACGGTCGCGCTCACCGCCCTCGCCGGACCGCTCTCCGACTACGCCGCG is a window of Agrococcus sp. Marseille-Q4369 DNA encoding:
- a CDS encoding SMC family ATPase, with amino-acid sequence MRLLRLELAGFGPYRGRFEIDFASFEADGVYLIAGPTGAGKSTILDAVCFALYGSAPRYDERAHLRSDLAGPDEATWVELDVQLGGRLLRVRRSPEHERPKQRGSGTTREKARATLLERTPSGWDAIATTAKEVGHEVARLVGLTKDEFLQVTLLAQGGFAEFLGASSDERKALLERLFGTGSMRRLRELALADAKAVGARRAELEQRRDDRVARVRALIGPADDDGGAAAASALDGGAADERSLAALEDVLTERLRDAAAAAMAAAEAEREARAARDAARALADRVARRDGALAALAALRAAEDAVAADRERLADADRAADAAAEVDRWTRAALEAATAVLPEALEPERAAVEREREAALDDVARASETSRFERELPQLERAAADAERDARTAEEAVEAARRERAGQPEARDALVRAREDASTRAAGAEPARAAVEAAEARLEARDRADRLREREREASAAAGRTAAAQHAAADALQRLQAARVAGMAGELAGALVAGEPCPVCGAIEHPSPHAPGGDIVTADDVADALAASEAALAAASAANEALAAVERERASLEAVAGIADRVALAAALEAARDAQRACLDAAAERERLGGEIEQHDDRSRELDARIAELDRVVGERRAAAASAATRLADALARVREALGGHPDGRSMLQSASTRRDALEQWLEADAERARAGAEQAEAAAEGRAALERLGLPDREALAAMRLEPAERLELRERIRAHDDELASARGVLAQPELQGLPESADDVAPLDAALAEAEAASALAARAEATAQTRLDHAATDLDDAREAIRSLADGAEHAATVRALADALDGRNELRQDIETYVLAARLGTIIEAANLRLGAMTEGRFALLHDEGTAYRGKASGLGIQVLDAHTGRARTTKSLSGGETFLASLALALGLADVVQAEAGGISLETLFVDEGFGSLDQDSLEAALSTLDGLRAGGRSVGVISHVQQMQERIPWRIRVVPVPGGGSRIEVAGSDSPDRTQGAALRAG
- a CDS encoding Na+/H+ antiporter subunit A produces the protein MLLTVTTLAVLGVVSSALSGRMGRFVFLLPAAASLVAAVWFALQAPLVAAGRVLQERIEWMPSLGIAVDLRLGALQWLLSMVVLGVGGLIFVYCAWYFDSETLAARTVGLLTAFAASMLLLVLSDDLIVLTVGWELTTLFSYLLVGLNHRSASNRRAAQTALIVTTVGGLTMLVGVLLLEAETGTYSLSAIVADPPSSAAAAWAAGCLVVGALSKSAIVPFQYWLPGAMAAPTPVSAFLHAAAMVKAGIFLMAAFTPAFVDLPWWRWTLVGLGIVTMLLGAVRAMRQLDIKVLLAHGTVSQLGLLMTVIGIGTQGAMQAGLTLLVAHAIFKAGLFMVVGAVDRATGTRDLRELGGLARRMPIVTGAAILAAASMAGLPPALGFLAKEAALDAVIAGASEELVALGWLAFIAIALGAAITVTYSLRLIMGTFFGPQTVEVKRRTGALAVAPVILAAAGLLLGFAGNLITELLRPHVSTVPAGESAPLLALWHGFTPALAASMIAWAVGTVIHLRVGSARRAPHGQDVFERGYHAGMRALDRLAVEVTGRIQTGSLPLHLTTILLVVVVLPGGALVMAGAVSGDIRLYDSVGQVGAAALISIAALLVTTARGRLKAFMLVSVVGYGVGLLFLLHGAPDLALTQVLTETVFLIVLVLVLRRLPKYFTDRPLRAARYPRALLAILVGAFATLASLAALQARTAEPISEGFYRWAYEFGHGENIVNVTLVDIRAWDTLGEVSVLLAAATGVASLIFVRRPVAGLGVLRQNDPATRRGNWLRGAFTDEHMASPVLEMMTRLLFPIMMLVSIYLLAVGHNEPGGGFAGGLVAGIALAVRYLAGGRDELTEAAPFDAGKLLGAGIVVAVLGVVWPVFVGGRIGESYAIEWVMPLLGEQKLVTTLFFDIGVWLIVIGAMLDFVRSLGAGIDLHAEQNAAPRPAWRSDRSLPGKEVRR
- a CDS encoding Na(+)/H(+) antiporter subunit C produces the protein MTPSLALAVAGGVLIATGTYLLLERSLMRILAGVMLAGNGVNLLFLVAAGPAGLGPIVGTPEDEISDPLPQAMVLTAIVISLATSAFLLAMSYRSFQLEGHDEVADDVEDAIVRRRAEADLSSEAYVELTPEEQPDTESGGRSGRADD
- a CDS encoding Na+/H+ antiporter subunit D, with the protein product MDLANLVPVPVLLPLLAAGVTLALARHPAWQRIVSGTTLGIVAVLALVLCLAADAQGPIVLWVGAWPEGLGIVLVADRLSALLVLVSSIVTAIVVIFPSRRDIADSADGAPVSVFHPTFLVLTAGVANAFLAGDLFNLFVGFEMLLFSSYVLIMLGATKERVRAGSTYVVVSVASSTLFLLALALVYGATGTVSFAQLPERFAALDPALQLTIQLLLLVVFGIKAAVFPLQAWLPDSYPTAPASVTAVFAGLLTKVGVYAIIRLQTLLFPDSPLTDLLLVVAILTLVLGILGALAQGEIKRLLSFTLVSHIGYMLLGVALGTEQGIAGSIFYIVHHILVQTALFIVVGLIERIGGSTSLSRLGGLASVPLLAALYLLPALNLGGIPPFSGFLGKVALLDAALDAPSPLAIAAVVAGIATSLLTLIAVIRVWQRAFWQDRGEDDDRVHSLRVLPRVWIFAASTLVGITVALTALAGPLSDYAARASVDIEGGAYHDAVEEAMP
- a CDS encoding exonuclease SbcCD subunit D, with translation MRLLHTSDWHVGRTFHGADTLEALEDALGALAGIVREREVDVVLVAGDVFDSAMPAGRHVEALSRALAAIRDAGAEIVLSSGNHDSPARLGANAAFARAGGLHLSTAALEPASWRIELADEHGPVHVFAVPYLEPVALRAALPETGIATQADAMRWAMDAVRASLLDVPARSVVLAHCFAAGVADDAVRLDEAVRLDDAPRDITAGGLDVVPASVFDGVDYVALGHLHSRQELSPSVRYSGAPLHYSFRERSPERGGWLVELGAEGLASAEWVSLPVPRALTTVEGELASLLADASLDGTADDWLRVRLTDRVRPLDAMRRLQERWPHAAEVTWIGGGTTPAQQLRERLARRSESEVVDDFLAHVRAGAAASEAEAALVRELLERAAAEESAR